The following coding sequences lie in one Sorghum bicolor cultivar BTx623 chromosome 6, Sorghum_bicolor_NCBIv3, whole genome shotgun sequence genomic window:
- the LOC8067749 gene encoding G-type lectin S-receptor-like serine/threonine-protein kinase LECRK4, producing the protein MHMLGHQTQELRAKPKEPMAALLLLSLLLLLSSTPLQAQQNITLNSSLTPQGPSTSWLSPSGDFAFGFRPIEGNTSFYLLAVWFNKIGDQTVAWYAKTTDSDPAPVQVSSGSRLLLNSNGALSLQDSTGTEVWNPQIVGASYAAMLDSGNFVLVASDGSTKWGSFKNPTDTILPTQVLTTGMSLRSRIIPTDYSNGRFLLDLQSTGVSLYTVAVPSGHQYDPYWSMDVNTTNLVFNATGVIYIGNQSEITSWVISSIANYYLRATLDPDGVFRQYMYPKKASNQSNQEWSVVDFKPPNICDAQLTNVGSGICGFNSYCIWSGTNNLSTCMCPEQYSFIDDKRKYIGCKPDFEPQSCDLDEAAVMMQFKLIPVSHVDWPLSDYEQYSPITADQCQKLCMTDCFCALAVFHDEDNTCWKKKMPLSNGHMGDDVQRTVYIKVRKNNGTQSEIIASNKWKKDKKNWIIGSSLFLGSSVLVNILLISIILFGTYCTITIKEVPSMQSPNNIGLPLKAFTYTELEKATGGFQKVIGTGASGIVYKGQLQDDLSTHIAVKKIDKLEHETEKEFTSEVQTIGRTHHKNLVRLLGFCNEGKERLLVYEFMTNGSLNRFLFGDTKLQWNIRAQLALGVARGLLYLHEECSTQIIHCDIKPQNILLDGDFTAKISDFGLAKLLRTNQTQTNTGIRGTRGYVAPEWFKNIGITAKVDVYSFGVILLELVCCRRNVELEAAEEDQKILTDWANDCYRCGRIDFLVEGDDEAISDLKNVERFVAVALWCLQEDPTMRPTMRKVTQMLDEAAAVPSPPDPTSFVSTLA; encoded by the coding sequence ACCTCTTTCTACCTGCTCGCCGTCTGGTTCAACAAGATCGGAGACCAGACAGTGGCTTGGTATGCCAAGACCACTGATTCAGATCCAGCGCCGGTGCAAGTTTCATCCGGTTCACGCCTCCTGCTCAACTCCAATGGGGCGCTCTCGCTCCAGGACTCCACCGGCACAGAGGTATGGAATCCCCAAATTGTGGGTGCATCCTACGCTGCCATGCTCGATTCTGGAAACTTTGTACTGGTTGCTTCAGATGGCTCTACCAAATGGGGGAGCTTCAAAAACCCTACAGATACCATCCTGCCCACTCAGGTGCTCACCACTGGAATGAGTCTCCGCAGTCGGATCATCCCCACCGACTACTCCAATGGCCGCTTCCTCCTTGACCTGCAAAGTACTGGTGTGTCTCTTTATACTGTTGCTGTGCCCTCCGGTCACCAATATGATCCATATTGGTCCATGGATGTGAACACCACAAATCTGGTATTCAATGCGACTGGTGTGATATATATCGGCAACCAAAGTGAAATCACATCTTGGGTCATCAGCTCCATAGCAAACTACTACCTTCGTGCCACACTTGATCCTGATGGTGTTTTCCGACAATATATGTACCCAAAGAAAGCCAGCAACCAGAGTAATCAGGAATGGTCAGTAGTGGACTTCAAGCCCCCAAATATCTGTGATGCACAGCTGACAAATGTTGGAAGCGGTATTTGCGGTTTTAACAGTTATTGCATATGGAGTGGGACAAACAACCTGAGTACTTGCATGTGCCCAGAGCAGTACTCATTTATTGATGACAAGAGGAAGTATATAGGCTGCAAACCAGACTTCGAGCCACAAAGTTGCGACTTGGATGAAGCAGCGGTCATGATGCAGTTTAAGTTGATACCGGTGAGCCATGTTGATTGGCCACTGTCTGACTATGAGCAGTATAGCCCCATTACTGCAGATCAGTGTCAGAAACTCTGTATGACAGATTGTTTCTGTGCCCTTGCTGTGTTCCATGATGAAGACAATACATGTTGGAAGAAGAAGATGCCTTTGTCAAATGGCCATATGGGGGATGATGTGCAGAGGACAGTTTACATCAAGGTACGAAAGAACAATGGTACACAGTCTGAGATCATTGCTTCGAACAAATGGAAGAAAGACAAGAAGAATTGGATCATTGGAAGTTCATTGTTTTTGGGAAGCTCTGTCTTGGTGAACATTCTGCTGATTTCCATAATACTCTTTGGTACTTACTGTACCATCACCATAAAAGAAGTCCCATCTATGCAGTCACCAAACAATATAGGATTGCCCTTGAAAGCCTTCACTTATACTGAGCTTGAGAAGGCAACCGGTGGATTCCAGAAAGTGATTGGCACAGGTGCCTCTGGTATTGTGTACAAGGGCCAGCTACAAGATGATCTCAGTACCCACATTGCTGTCAAAAAAATTGACAAGCTTGAGCATGAAACAGAGAAGGAGTTCACCAGTGAAGTCCAAACTATTGGTCGGACGCACCACAAGAACTTGGTCAGGTTGCTAGGATTCTGCAATGAAGGAAAAGAAAGACTACTAGTGTATGAATTCATGACCAATGGATCACTCAACAGATTCTTATTTGGTGATACCAAGCTTCAGTGGAATATTCGAGCTCAGCTTGCTCTCGGGGTGGCAAGGGGGCTGCTATACTTACATGAGGAATGCAGCACACAGATTATCCATTGTGACATAAAGCCCCAGAACATCCTTCTCGATGGCGACTTCACAGCAAAGATCTCAGATTTCGGCTTAGCCAAACTGCTCCGAACCAACCAGACACAAACAAATACAGGTATTCGGGGTACCCGAGGATATGTTGCCCCTGAGTGGtttaagaacatcggtatcacTGCCAAGGTGGATGTTTACAGCTTTGGGGTCATCCTGTTGGAGCTTGTCTGTTGTCGACGGAATGTTGAATTGGAGGCTGCAGAGGAGGATCAAAAAATACTGACTGACTGGGCAAATGACTGTTATAGGTGTGGCAGAATTGATTTTCTGGTggagggtgatgatgaagcaattTCTGATTTGAAGAACGTGGAAAGGTTTGTTGCAGTGGCATTGTGGTGTCTTCAGGAGGACCCAACTATGAGACCTACAATGCGGAAGGTGACACAAATGCTTGATGAAGCAGCTGCAGTCCCAAGCCCTCCTGATCCTACTTCCTTTGTCAGTACACTGGCATAG